In [Clostridium] cellulosi, one genomic interval encodes:
- a CDS encoding hypothetical protein (Family membership), producing the protein MSLYKSFFSFGIVVVSAIIVCFLLYPLESTGEKPNKKVQTSTLEYTPKTILTQDTSIEDYGQIVYGKSGLGADLVCTKISPTNVAKHKVLMGFEIHGYEDLAPKDGQVLVKIGNQIADYFKNNRDKLGNTELYIISSLNPDGLSNGKTNNGIGRCQVSLGVDMNRDFDYCFKVYNQKRNHTLKKPFATPETQALKELVESLNPDVVIDCHGWGNMFIGDASLAKYFKDSLKITSQRNFTSSNHGYFSAWATTTGAKGMLIEYPKKAYSHSEEYANRTIEGIKKLVKSFN; encoded by the coding sequence ATGTCTTTATATAAATCCTTTTTTTCATTTGGAATAGTGGTTGTGTCCGCTATCATTGTCTGCTTCCTATTATATCCGCTTGAATCAACCGGGGAAAAGCCAAACAAAAAGGTTCAGACAAGTACATTGGAGTATACTCCTAAGACCATTCTCACACAGGACACTTCAATTGAGGATTATGGGCAAATTGTTTACGGCAAAAGCGGGTTAGGCGCAGATTTGGTATGTACTAAAATATCTCCGACAAATGTGGCAAAGCACAAAGTATTAATGGGTTTTGAAATTCACGGCTATGAAGATTTGGCCCCAAAAGACGGACAAGTCCTCGTCAAAATCGGCAACCAGATAGCAGACTATTTTAAAAACAACAGAGACAAACTTGGCAATACAGAGTTATATATAATCTCTTCTTTAAATCCGGACGGTCTATCAAACGGCAAAACAAACAACGGTATCGGCAGATGCCAAGTCTCATTAGGGGTTGATATGAACAGGGATTTTGACTACTGCTTTAAAGTCTACAACCAAAAGCGCAATCACACCCTAAAGAAACCCTTCGCCACCCCAGAAACGCAGGCACTCAAAGAATTAGTCGAGTCACTGAATCCAGACGTGGTTATAGACTGTCACGGATGGGGCAATATGTTTATTGGTGACGCTTCTTTGGCGAAATACTTTAAAGACAGTTTGAAAATCACTAGTCAGCGCAACTTCACAAGTTCCAATCACGGATACTTCAGCGCCTGGGCCACTACTACAGGGGCCAAAGGTATGCTGATTGAATATCCCAAAAAAGCATATTCACACAGCGAGGAATATGCGAATCGAACTATTGAAGGTATAAAAAAATTAGTAAAGAGTTTCAATTGA
- a CDS encoding putative membrane protein (Hypothetical protein) — protein sequence MNQKTLRLVETGVLIALAIALSNVKLYHMPYGGSVTLCSMLPVMLISYRHGVKWGLGSAFAYSLVHMFISMFVYGDLLSWGLTAQALIASIFLDYVLAFTSLGLAGIFGTKLWQYMGGMSFAVALRYLFHVISGVAIFGSALPENFSNPLIYSIVYNSFLIPELALCLIMGALLYVPLKKYISITKNV from the coding sequence ATGAACCAAAAAACTTTAAGACTTGTTGAAACTGGTGTCCTTATCGCATTAGCTATTGCCCTTAGCAATGTCAAACTGTATCACATGCCATACGGAGGCTCGGTTACATTGTGCAGCATGCTGCCTGTAATGCTCATTTCGTATCGCCATGGGGTGAAGTGGGGCTTAGGCAGTGCTTTCGCATATTCGCTTGTACATATGTTTATTAGCATGTTTGTTTATGGAGATTTGCTTTCATGGGGTCTTACCGCACAAGCACTGATAGCCAGCATATTTCTTGATTATGTGCTTGCTTTTACAAGCCTCGGACTTGCCGGCATATTTGGAACAAAGTTATGGCAGTACATGGGCGGAATGAGTTTTGCGGTTGCGCTCCGTTATCTTTTCCACGTCATATCGGGTGTAGCTATTTTCGGCTCAGCACTCCCGGAAAACTTCTCAAACCCGCTTATATATTCTATTGTGTATAATTCGTTTTTAATTCCGGAGCTTGCGCTTTGCCTTATAATGGGAGCCCTGCTTTATGTTCCCCTCAAAAAATATATCAGTATAACTAAAAATGTATGA
- a CDS encoding hypothetical protein (Family membership) — MNMNDSMNDVKIMSDIMRMPDEDSMDEDMRRFMADGYIMGKTCFGSDSTQYADRLMEFVNDEFSDYLYYIQLSKRAPTQSARRIFRQFSEDEIGHARRFAAAYFLITGKRYFPTRNSVEPVVVPPLYIQALRQRYLAESRDAVKYRLFSQHTRDLCLKKIAVDTSEDERKHAQKLMELLQTV; from the coding sequence ATGAATATGAATGACAGCATGAACGATGTAAAAATTATGTCAGATATAATGCGTATGCCGGATGAAGATTCAATGGATGAAGATATGCGCCGTTTCATGGCGGATGGATACATAATGGGGAAAACCTGCTTTGGAAGCGATTCCACACAGTATGCAGACAGATTAATGGAATTTGTAAACGATGAGTTTTCAGATTATCTTTATTACATTCAGCTGTCAAAAAGAGCGCCGACACAGTCGGCAAGGCGCATATTTAGGCAATTTTCAGAAGATGAGATTGGTCATGCGAGAAGATTTGCCGCGGCATATTTTTTGATTACAGGAAAAAGGTATTTCCCCACAAGGAATTCGGTCGAACCAGTTGTTGTTCCGCCCTTATACATACAGGCGCTGCGCCAGCGTTATCTCGCCGAATCGCGTGACGCGGTAAAATACCGTCTGTTTTCGCAGCATACAAGGGATCTGTGTTTAAAGAAAATCGCTGTTGATACAAGTGAAGATGAAAGAAAACACGCCCAGAAGCTAATGGAGCTGCTGCAGACGGTTTGA
- a CDS encoding polysaccharide biosynthesis protein (High confidence in function and specificity), whose protein sequence is MPRSTRSSVVKGTMILIVGNIIVKIIGAFFKLPLANIIGADGMGLYNSSFTVYDIFLVLSTSGYTLAISKMVSTCYAYGKDGEALEILRITRNLLAVIGLAFSVIMFAGARIFAGLIGNTRSFYCILMLSPAVLLVSIMCSYRGYYQGTNDMIPTTVSQVIEAVVRLVVGLAASAYLKYKGFGMEIVAAGALAGITLGEFSSTFTLAMLHKFKRRGKRIRRINAARPARILKTLFATSIPIGISGIIISVINIIDNSILMHRLQYIGCSEQEANTLNGAFNMAYTVFSLPITVVMAVTTSVFPILSYAHACGNKVRIQKLVMASLRIIMIVSTATAAIFLSLSKPIVSIIYFGQPRDATIAAPLLILMSPAAILISIAVMTGTVLQAVDKLLVPSRSTIIGGSICLVINWYLIGNPKIGIYGVPIGICICYFIVSALNIIEIKRCGIKLKLKEIMMKPLLPSLVLAISLAVVYYMTYRTLGLIYATVLSLAVGLILYLTVLFTTKTIEKEDLDMIPGGKKIIKILEKLHFIDTKGTIKTY, encoded by the coding sequence ATGCCGAGAAGCACCAGAAGCAGTGTTGTCAAAGGCACAATGATTCTTATAGTCGGAAACATAATTGTAAAAATAATCGGTGCATTCTTTAAGCTGCCTCTTGCCAATATTATCGGTGCAGACGGTATGGGGCTATATAACTCGTCTTTTACAGTATATGACATCTTTCTGGTGCTTTCAACATCAGGTTATACACTTGCGATATCAAAAATGGTTTCGACCTGCTATGCCTACGGCAAGGACGGCGAGGCTTTGGAAATCTTGAGGATAACGAGAAATCTTCTTGCTGTGATTGGACTTGCATTTTCAGTAATAATGTTCGCCGGAGCGAGGATTTTCGCAGGCCTTATCGGAAACACACGTTCCTTTTACTGCATTTTGATGTTGTCGCCTGCAGTCCTGCTTGTTTCTATCATGTGCTCATACCGCGGATACTATCAGGGAACCAACGATATGATACCAACGACAGTTTCGCAGGTTATAGAGGCGGTTGTGCGGCTTGTTGTTGGTCTTGCAGCTTCTGCCTACCTCAAATACAAAGGATTCGGTATGGAGATAGTCGCTGCGGGTGCTTTGGCGGGCATAACGCTTGGCGAATTCTCATCAACATTTACGCTTGCCATGCTGCATAAGTTTAAAAGGCGGGGCAAGAGAATCAGGAGAATAAACGCCGCACGGCCAGCCCGAATATTAAAGACGCTTTTTGCGACATCAATTCCAATCGGAATCAGCGGAATTATCATTAGCGTTATAAATATTATCGATAATTCTATACTTATGCACAGGCTGCAGTATATTGGCTGCAGCGAGCAAGAAGCGAATACTCTCAACGGCGCTTTTAATATGGCATATACTGTTTTCAGCCTGCCAATAACAGTTGTTATGGCGGTGACAACGAGTGTATTCCCTATATTGTCATATGCACACGCCTGCGGGAACAAGGTCCGTATTCAAAAGCTCGTAATGGCATCTCTCAGGATAATTATGATTGTTTCAACGGCAACGGCGGCGATTTTTCTATCACTTTCGAAGCCAATAGTCAGCATTATATACTTTGGTCAGCCGCGGGACGCAACAATAGCGGCTCCGTTGTTAATTTTGATGTCACCAGCGGCAATTCTCATTTCAATCGCAGTTATGACGGGAACGGTATTGCAGGCAGTTGACAAACTGCTTGTACCGTCGAGGTCGACAATTATCGGCGGATCCATTTGCCTTGTTATCAATTGGTATCTGATAGGAAATCCGAAAATCGGTATATATGGTGTGCCAATCGGCATTTGTATCTGCTATTTTATTGTTTCTGCCTTGAATATTATTGAGATAAAAAGGTGCGGCATAAAGCTGAAACTTAAAGAAATTATGATGAAACCGCTGCTGCCGTCTTTAGTTCTCGCGATATCACTTGCTGTGGTCTACTATATGACATATAGAACATTGGGCCTTATTTATGCAACGGTTTTGAGCCTTGCTGTTGGCCTCATTCTGTATCTGACAGTACTGTTCACGACAAAAACAATTGAAAAGGAAGACCTGGATATGATTCCAGGTGGGAAAAAGATTATTAAAATCCTTGAAAAGCTGCATTTCATAGATACTAAGGGCACTATTAAAACATATTAG
- the pncB gene encoding Nicotinate phosphoribosyltransferase (High confidence in function and specificity) — protein MKDEKRNNLSMLMDFYELTMANGYFCCGFKDKITYFDMFFRKIPDNGGFAIMAGLEQVIDHLNNLSFSDEDIEYLRTKKIFNEEFLNYLKNFKFECDVWAIPEGTPIFPGEPIVIVRGPAVQAQLLETMILLTINHQSLIATKSNRIVRAAQGRPVMEFGSRRAQGPDGAILGARASYIGGCTGTACAISDREFDVPALGTMAHSWIQMFPTELEAFKCYAELYPSNCVLLVDTYNVLKSGVPNAIRTFNEVIVPKGFRPAGIRIDSGDITYLSIKARKMLDDAGFPDCKIVASNSLDEYIIRDILMQGAKVDSFGVGERLITSRSEPVFGGVYKLSAVEENGKIIPKIKISENVEKITNPGFKQVWRLFDNESGKAIADVITLYNENIDETRPYEIFDPEHIWKHKTLTNFTAKKLLVRIFERGKCVYKLPKLKDIRNYCKEQVGTLWDEVLRFENPHKYYVDLSRPLWELKQEMLK, from the coding sequence ATGAAAGATGAAAAGCGCAATAACCTCTCAATGTTAATGGATTTTTATGAACTTACAATGGCAAACGGCTATTTTTGCTGCGGTTTTAAAGATAAGATAACCTACTTTGACATGTTTTTCAGAAAGATCCCCGACAATGGCGGCTTTGCGATAATGGCCGGACTTGAGCAGGTTATTGACCACTTAAATAACCTCAGCTTCAGCGACGAGGATATTGAATATCTTAGAACTAAAAAGATTTTCAATGAGGAATTTTTAAACTACCTCAAGAACTTTAAATTTGAATGTGATGTATGGGCTATCCCTGAGGGAACACCGATTTTCCCCGGCGAACCAATAGTCATCGTCAGAGGCCCTGCTGTTCAGGCACAGCTCTTGGAAACCATGATTCTGCTGACAATTAATCATCAAAGCTTGATTGCAACTAAATCCAACAGGATTGTAAGGGCTGCCCAAGGAAGGCCTGTAATGGAGTTCGGTTCGCGCCGTGCGCAAGGCCCAGACGGCGCCATACTCGGCGCTCGAGCTTCTTATATCGGAGGCTGCACTGGCACTGCCTGCGCTATTTCCGACCGTGAATTCGACGTACCGGCACTTGGGACAATGGCTCATAGTTGGATACAAATGTTCCCCACCGAACTCGAAGCCTTTAAGTGTTACGCTGAACTCTATCCGAGCAACTGCGTTTTGCTCGTCGACACCTACAATGTCCTGAAATCTGGCGTACCCAATGCAATCCGCACCTTCAACGAAGTAATCGTCCCCAAAGGCTTCAGGCCAGCGGGTATCCGTATAGATAGCGGTGATATCACTTATCTTTCAATAAAAGCGAGAAAAATGCTTGATGACGCTGGATTCCCCGACTGCAAGATTGTTGCGTCAAATTCGCTTGACGAGTATATTATTCGCGATATTCTGATGCAGGGCGCAAAGGTTGATTCCTTCGGCGTCGGCGAACGGCTTATTACTTCACGTTCCGAACCTGTTTTCGGCGGTGTGTATAAATTGTCCGCCGTTGAGGAAAACGGTAAAATAATACCTAAAATAAAAATCAGCGAGAATGTTGAAAAAATAACTAACCCCGGCTTTAAGCAGGTCTGGAGGCTTTTCGATAACGAAAGCGGCAAAGCAATTGCCGATGTAATTACTCTATACAACGAAAACATTGATGAAACCCGCCCGTATGAGATTTTTGACCCAGAGCATATATGGAAACATAAAACGCTTACAAATTTCACAGCGAAAAAACTGCTGGTCCGCATATTTGAAAGGGGCAAATGTGTTTATAAGCTTCCGAAACTTAAAGATATCAGAAACTACTGCAAAGAGCAGGTCGGCACGCTTTGGGATGAGGTTCTGCGTTTCGAAAACCCGCATAAGTACTATGTGGATTTGTCAAGACCTCTATGGGAACTCAAACAGGAGATGTTAAAGTAA
- a CDS encoding hypothetical protein (Family membership), with product MALIGNPFVVDVPRKLSADELAQAIRVDIAGEYEAIIGYEAHALATDDENAKKVLRHIAEEEMHHVGELQELLFRLCPREKQKVEAGKMELQSMTGQ from the coding sequence ATGGCTTTAATCGGCAATCCTTTTGTAGTTGACGTTCCAAGAAAACTTTCAGCGGACGAACTCGCTCAGGCGATTCGAGTCGACATTGCGGGAGAATATGAGGCAATTATCGGATATGAAGCACACGCGTTGGCTACTGACGACGAAAACGCTAAAAAAGTTCTTCGTCATATAGCCGAAGAAGAAATGCATCATGTAGGAGAACTCCAGGAGCTGCTATTCCGCCTTTGTCCCCGTGAAAAACAAAAAGTTGAAGCCGGAAAGATGGAATTGCAGTCCATGACTGGTCAATAG
- a CDS encoding putative protein slr1717 (High confidence in function and specificity) — translation MDELHLKKEKLYDYLKSLGSLAVAFSGGVDSSFLLKCAHDVLSDNVIAITARSSTFPKRELNEAIEFAKEYGIRQIIIDSDELDIKGFRENPVDRCYYCKSELFAKIKKVAEENNIKYIAEGSNMDDLGDYRPGLKAARECGAISPLRTAGLTKNDIRALSKEMGLKTWDKPSFACLASRIPYGQTITKEKLLLIDKAEQFLIDLGFKQIRVRHHGEIARIELLPEDMIKIFQDGLREKIHDYFKSLGFTYITLDLNGYKTGSMNATLDKKIIDNAKIK, via the coding sequence ATGGATGAACTACATTTAAAAAAAGAAAAACTTTATGATTACTTAAAATCTCTCGGAAGTCTGGCTGTTGCTTTTTCTGGCGGCGTCGATTCTTCCTTTTTACTAAAATGCGCGCATGATGTTTTGTCAGACAATGTAATTGCTATCACAGCTCGCTCATCGACTTTTCCAAAACGTGAACTGAACGAAGCAATTGAATTCGCTAAAGAATACGGTATCCGGCAGATTATTATTGATTCAGATGAGCTTGATATAAAAGGGTTCCGGGAAAATCCGGTCGACAGGTGTTACTACTGCAAAAGCGAGCTGTTTGCAAAGATAAAAAAAGTTGCTGAAGAGAACAATATCAAATATATTGCAGAAGGTTCAAATATGGACGACCTCGGCGATTACCGCCCCGGCCTTAAAGCTGCAAGGGAATGCGGCGCCATAAGCCCGCTGCGCACTGCCGGACTTACCAAAAACGATATTCGTGCACTTTCAAAGGAAATGGGATTGAAAACTTGGGACAAGCCGTCTTTTGCCTGCCTTGCCTCGCGTATTCCATATGGCCAGACAATAACGAAAGAAAAACTGCTATTGATCGATAAGGCGGAACAGTTTTTAATTGATTTGGGATTCAAACAAATTAGAGTCCGTCATCACGGCGAAATCGCACGAATTGAACTGCTGCCTGAAGATATGATTAAAATATTCCAAGATGGACTTCGCGAGAAAATACATGATTACTTCAAGTCGCTGGGATTTACATATATCACCCTTGATTTAAATGGGTATAAAACAGGCAGTATGAACGCAACCTTAGATAAAAAAATTATAGACAATGCAAAAATCAAATAA
- the gatB3 gene encoding Aspartyl/glutamyl-tRNA(Asn/Gln) amidotransferase subunit B (High confidence in function and specificity), translating into MKYETVIGLEVHAELNTKSKIYCSCKNAFGAEVNTECCPICTGMPGTLPTLNEKVVEKAVRMGLALHCTINRVCKQDRKNYFYPDLPKAYQISQYDVPLCEHGYVDILVGGEIKRIGITRIHIEEDAGKLLHGDSFSGSLVDFNRCGVPLIEIVSEPDLRSAEEAKIYLETIRQILLSLDVSDCKMQEGSIRCDVNVSVRPVGSKEFGTRCEMKNVNSFNGTARAIEYEAKRQIAILESGGTVEQETRRWDDARGESILMRTKEDAQDYRYFPEPDLGTIVLSEEYVEGIRASLPELPNHRQFRYMKDYSLPEFDAGLLSQSLDKAEFFEECLKAGNVKPKTIAHWITGDITRILNEKGIKLKDSKISPKMLVTMLSLIDKGTISNTAGKTVLEEMFATGKDPEEIVKEKGLAQVSDAAALEALVKEVLAQNEKSVADYKKGKTNALGYLVGQCMRASKGKGNPQILRDLLQKELNK; encoded by the coding sequence ATGAAATATGAAACCGTAATTGGTCTTGAAGTACACGCCGAGCTTAATACAAAATCAAAGATATACTGCTCATGCAAAAACGCATTCGGTGCGGAAGTAAACACTGAGTGCTGCCCTATATGCACAGGCATGCCGGGAACTTTGCCGACGCTCAATGAAAAGGTTGTGGAGAAGGCAGTCCGAATGGGACTCGCCCTGCATTGCACCATCAATCGCGTTTGCAAACAGGACCGCAAAAACTATTTCTATCCCGATTTGCCAAAAGCCTATCAGATATCACAATATGATGTGCCTTTGTGCGAACATGGCTATGTGGATATTCTTGTCGGCGGAGAGATAAAACGCATAGGAATAACGCGCATCCACATAGAAGAAGACGCAGGAAAGCTGCTGCATGGCGACAGCTTCTCAGGCTCTCTTGTCGATTTCAACCGTTGCGGTGTTCCCCTTATTGAGATTGTCTCTGAACCTGACCTCCGTAGCGCCGAGGAAGCGAAAATCTACCTTGAAACCATACGCCAGATATTGCTGAGTCTTGATGTATCAGACTGCAAAATGCAGGAAGGTTCAATACGCTGTGACGTCAATGTTTCCGTTCGCCCTGTCGGCAGCAAGGAATTCGGCACCCGCTGCGAGATGAAAAACGTAAACTCCTTTAATGGAACTGCAAGAGCTATAGAATATGAGGCAAAACGGCAGATTGCGATTCTTGAAAGCGGCGGCACCGTTGAGCAGGAAACAAGGCGTTGGGACGACGCAAGAGGCGAAAGCATACTTATGCGTACTAAAGAAGACGCACAGGACTACAGATATTTCCCCGAACCGGACCTCGGCACAATCGTTCTCAGCGAAGAATATGTCGAAGGTATCAGGGCTTCTCTGCCTGAACTGCCTAATCACAGGCAATTCAGATATATGAAAGATTATTCTCTGCCCGAGTTTGACGCCGGCCTGCTGTCACAAAGCCTGGATAAGGCCGAGTTCTTTGAAGAGTGTTTAAAAGCCGGCAATGTTAAACCGAAAACAATTGCCCACTGGATTACCGGCGATATAACAAGGATTCTTAACGAAAAGGGAATTAAGCTAAAAGATTCGAAGATTTCACCTAAAATGCTTGTGACAATGCTGTCGCTCATCGACAAGGGCACTATTTCAAATACAGCCGGAAAAACTGTCCTTGAAGAAATGTTTGCCACAGGCAAAGACCCCGAGGAGATTGTAAAAGAAAAAGGCCTTGCGCAGGTCAGCGATGCCGCGGCTCTTGAAGCACTTGTTAAGGAAGTTCTTGCGCAGAACGAGAAATCCGTTGCTGACTATAAAAAAGGTAAGACAAACGCTCTGGGTTACCTTGTCGGTCAGTGCATGAGAGCGTCAAAGGGCAAGGGCAATCCGCAAATATTGAGAGATCTGTTGCAAAAAGAGCTCAACAAATAA
- the gatA3 gene encoding Glutamyl-tRNA(Gln) amidotransferase subunit A (High confidence in function and specificity) produces the protein MMELFEYTAAELSQMLREKKCSAEEITKSVFSRIDSTEDKVAAYITTTKETALETAAEVDKKLAAGEKLAPLAGIPTGIKDNIVTNGVKTTCASKILSNFVPPYSATVIKRLIDNDVVFTGKLNMDEFAMGSSCENSYFKKTHNPRDLDRVPGGSSGGSAAAVAAGECVVALGSDTGGSIRQPSAFCGVVGLKPTYGAVSRFGLVAFASSLDQIGPIGRSVKDTAMLFDAIKGYDPYDATSEEKDMEPVADKLTGNVKGLKIGIPAEYFGKGVDPEVKEIVMNAAKEFEKQGAELVNISLPSTDYALSAYYIIACAEASSNLARFDGVKYGYRAEKFDSLIDMYERSRSEGFGAEVKRRIMLGTFVLSSGYYDAYYKRAKLTQLRITDEFNEAFKKCDILLTPTSPETAFKLGERTDDPLKMYAADICTVPINIAGLPAVSFPCGKDKAGLPVGCQLIGRKFDEQTILDAAYAFEKIYGPAEVARI, from the coding sequence ATGATGGAACTTTTTGAATATACGGCTGCTGAACTGTCGCAAATGCTCAGAGAAAAGAAGTGCAGCGCCGAGGAAATTACAAAATCTGTTTTTTCACGCATAGATTCAACAGAGGATAAAGTAGCCGCATATATTACAACTACCAAAGAAACAGCATTGGAAACGGCCGCAGAAGTCGATAAAAAGCTGGCGGCAGGGGAGAAGCTCGCGCCGCTTGCGGGCATACCGACAGGTATAAAGGATAATATCGTCACAAACGGCGTAAAAACAACCTGCGCGTCGAAAATATTATCAAATTTCGTACCTCCCTATAGCGCTACTGTCATCAAAAGGCTTATAGATAACGATGTTGTTTTCACGGGCAAGCTCAATATGGATGAGTTTGCGATGGGGTCATCCTGCGAAAATTCATACTTCAAGAAAACGCATAACCCGCGTGACCTCGACAGAGTGCCTGGCGGTTCGTCCGGCGGCAGCGCCGCTGCTGTAGCGGCAGGCGAATGTGTTGTCGCTTTGGGTTCAGACACCGGCGGCTCAATAAGGCAGCCTTCCGCATTTTGCGGTGTTGTAGGGTTAAAGCCGACCTACGGTGCAGTTTCCAGATTCGGCTTAGTTGCTTTTGCGTCATCTCTTGACCAAATTGGCCCGATTGGACGCAGTGTTAAAGATACCGCTATGCTGTTCGACGCCATAAAAGGATATGACCCTTATGACGCAACGAGCGAGGAGAAGGATATGGAACCTGTTGCGGACAAGCTCACAGGCAATGTCAAGGGCTTGAAGATTGGCATACCGGCTGAGTATTTCGGCAAAGGCGTTGACCCAGAAGTCAAAGAAATTGTGATGAATGCGGCGAAAGAATTTGAAAAACAGGGCGCAGAGCTTGTAAATATAAGCCTGCCGAGCACAGATTATGCGCTTTCTGCTTATTACATCATCGCTTGTGCTGAGGCTTCGAGCAATCTTGCCCGTTTTGACGGTGTAAAATACGGTTATCGGGCTGAAAAGTTCGATAGTCTTATAGATATGTATGAACGTTCAAGAAGCGAAGGCTTTGGCGCAGAGGTCAAACGCCGCATTATGCTTGGTACGTTTGTTCTGAGCTCGGGATACTACGACGCTTATTACAAGCGCGCAAAACTCACTCAGCTCAGAATAACCGATGAATTTAACGAGGCGTTCAAAAAATGCGATATTCTGCTGACGCCGACGTCTCCTGAAACAGCGTTCAAATTAGGTGAAAGAACTGACGACCCATTGAAGATGTATGCCGCTGATATCTGCACTGTACCTATTAATATTGCTGGGCTCCCTGCAGTATCATTCCCGTGCGGCAAAGATAAGGCGGGTCTGCCTGTAGGCTGCCAGCTTATCGGCCGAAAATTTGACGAGCAGACGATTCTTGACGCGGCTTATGCCTTTGAAAAAATTTATGGCCCCGCTGAAGTTGCACGGATATAA